One Ochotona princeps isolate mOchPri1 chromosome 25, mOchPri1.hap1, whole genome shotgun sequence genomic region harbors:
- the LOC101524221 gene encoding olfactory receptor 7A10-like codes for MYLVTVCGNLLIILAIFSDPHLHVPMYFFLANLSFSDICFTSTTIPKMLVNIQTQSQAISYAGCITQMYFFTFFIGLEILLLTVMAYDRFVAICHPLHYMVIMNPWLCVQLTLLCWIIDVLNALLQNLLVLRLSFCTHVEIPHFFCELNQVVQLACSDTFLNDFIMYFTTVLLGGGPLSGILYSYFKITSSICAISSAQGKYKAFSTCLSHLLTISLFFGTGLGVYLSASAAPSSASTAAASVMYTVVTPMLNPFIYSLRNTDMKRALKRLLLPK; via the coding sequence atgtacctggtcactgTATGTGGGAATCTGCTCATCATCCTGGCCATATTCTCAGACCCACACCTCCACgtgcccatgtacttcttccttgcTAACCTGTCCTTCTCTGACATTTGTTTCACTTCTACCACCATCCCCAAGATGCTGGTAAACATCCAGACACAGAGCCAAGCAATCAGCTATGCAGGATGCATCACACAGATGTACTTTTTTACATTCTTCATAGGATTAGAAATTTTACTCCTGActgtgatggcctatgaccggtttgtggccatctgtcaccccctGCACTACATGGTCATCATGAACCCATGGCTCTGTGTGCAGCTCACTTTGTTGTGCTGGATCATTGATGTTCTAAATGCACTTTTGCAGAACTTACTGGTGCTGAGGCTGAGCTTCTGCACACACGTGGAAATCCCTCACTTCTTCTGTGAGTTGAATCAGGTGGTCCAACTGGCCTGTTCTGATACTTTTCTCAATGACTTCATAATGTATTTTACAACTGTGTTGCTGGGAGGAGGACCCCTGTCTGGGATCCTCTACTCCTACTTCAAGATCACCTCCTCCATCTGTGCCATCTCATCAGCTCAGGGCAAgtataaagccttttccacctgtcTCTCTCATCTCTTGACCATCTCCCTATTTTTTGGCACAGGACTAGGTGTGTACCTCAGTGCCAGTGCTGCCCCAAGTTCAGCCTCAACTGCAGCAGCCTCGGTGATGTACACCgtggtcacccccatgctgaaccccttcatctacagcctgaggaacacagacatgaaGAGGGCTCTGAAAAGACTGTTGCTCCCTAAATGA